AATATGGAATTTGAGAACCAATAAAGTTAATGGTACCAACATCATCTTTCATGGTCTGCGGATCATGgatattcatttttatataaccTGGATCCTTCCTgcagaaaaatatttatattataaaacgaaAAGAAAACCACTTCTAGAGGTACGCAGATAATTTCGTACTAAGTAAATGCCATAAAAGAAATTGAAGTGATATAGGGTGAGCATGTACCTGCTACAACGGTAAAACAAAACTAGTCCTGCGGTTGCAAGAATGAATCCCAGCCATGCAAGCGAACCAATCCCAGTTGTTAGCTTTGGCAGGTTCGATGCTGCAATGACCAAAGGTTGcataaaataataagttaaGCATGCATAGAATAATTACTTGATATGTTGCACACAAAAGAGATGCAAGAGGCCAAGGTAACTACCCAAAATAACAGAATTAGTATATATGAGCAGAAGCAGCAGGATCATGAACCAAAGAACAGGAGCAAGTCCCAACTTTGACAATTTTCCAAGGGGAGTGCTTCCGTCACACCGCTTTTCAAGCAGTCTTCTAGCATTACCCTGAAATGAAGTGTTTATcagaaaaatattcatacaGTAATTTGAAATGACTTCTCACATTTTCAAACATGATGCTGTTCATtcgaatgtaaaaaaaaaatgtgcaGGTTTTAAGAAACGGACATAACACAGCTACGAACAGTAATTGGTTTCCAGGTATGTGAAGTGCCAACAAACACCAGGCCAATAGAATGATTCAATTACAAATACGATGCTAGCCGGAGTAGCCACTAGGAAAGTATCAAATCAACAGTTTAACTAAAAATTGATGCACTGCCGAAAAAGTGAATCGGATACCTACAAGGAAAAAGGAAACTTGTCGGTGATTCTTTTCAGCAGCAAGTTGTGCGGGTGTAAGCCCGGTGTTGTCAGTAATCATCAAATCGTCTTTCTTTCCAGCCTGAACCAACACAGTGCAAGCCTCCAGATTACCTCGAATGGCAGCCCAGTGCAAAGGAGTGCATCCTGATAACAGAATCAACAAAtggaaaaaatatgatatataaatcTGATTTTCTAATCTAACTCAATAAATAAGGAGGATGTAAAAGAAAGTTTATGTTTGTAAGCAACCTTCTTTGTCCTGCCGTCCTCTATAtgcgtctaaaaataaaagaaggcGAATGGAATCTGCAAAACCTTTATATGCAGCCCTGAATTTCTCAAAACatgagaagaaaagaaagacaaTTAGAACTTTCTCCTGAATAGCTACCGAAAATAGCAATTTGAATGTCAACATAAGCAAGCCTGAAACCAAGCAGCAGAATAATGCATGCAACAATACAGAACTCTCAGTAGAACTATGAAGAAACAACTAACCAATATAATTAGTCTCTAGATCGAAACAGAAATATATATTCCAGAgatcttcaaaacaaaacaaaaaaactcgaGAACCAGTAAAAACCAATTTAGCAACTAGGACAACCTAGAGGAATATGtaacgaaaataaataaaatcaactaTCCAGTCTCTAAGCAAACCTAAGCAATAAGACGTAAGTATGAAAAGAAGCCAAAAACCATTAACTAAGTAACAAATTCAGCAAGACAAGCTTGTGTTCCACTACGCGGCAACCTTACCAGTGCAAGGGGCTTCTTCCATCATTATCAGGCACATCAGGATCAGCATTCCACTTTGAGACGACATGGCAGAGAAAAGCTGTCTGGCCATACTGTGCTGCCACATGTGTTGGCTGCAAACATTTTACTATTAACATGCATCCATTAAGAAATAAACAAGAGAAGGGATATCCGATTGGATCTAGCAGAGAGCTTAGTTCATAATCCAAGGGTCAGGTATTTAGAGTCAGATCAAgccattttataatttaaaatgcaTAATGTTGGTTGAACATATGAGCTCATCATCTTCCTAACTGAAACATGTGGCAAACTACGAAGTGCTGTTTTAACTACATTAAACTCAGAACACACCCATCCTACTAGAAAAATGCAACCACAATATGACAAGCAAGCAATACTAGTTACAGAACCTGAGTGCCAGCCTAAAGCACTGTTCAAAAGAGCAGTTCACTAGCATTTAAACAACATACAAtctccataaaaaaaaaacagttaaagAGGAGTTGAACCTGATATCCATACATATCTGTAGCATCTACCCTCGCACCCTCTTGCAGTAAGAGTTCCGCAACTTGTGTAGCACCACGAACAGCACTCCAATGCAATGCAGTCTGTCCAGTATGATCCGTCGCGTGTACATCTCCACCATGCTGTAAAACCCCAAATGCTTTAGCTTAACGATCcacaaacaacacacaaaagaaaaaccaaattggaaaataaataaaaaaggattAAACTTTTGTAGTAACCTCGATAATGTACTGAGCAACGGCGGAGCGGTTGTTCAATGCAGACCACTGAAGAGCATAGTAGCCAAGACCATCGGGCTCAGAAACAGAGCAACCCTCACACTCAACCAATCTATGAAGCTTCTCCAAATCACCATACGCAGCGGCAGTGTACACATCGTTCTTCAAACTCTCGTCCTCAATCGGTTTAGAGCTCGATTCGCCGTTCTCCTTGTGATTAGATTGGACTTCCTCCACCACCTCGATCTCCGACGACATCCCCTTCCCCCCTCAGATTCTATCGCGATTGTGTGGATTCGATTCGATTCGGTTTTAAGCTTTCAAGGGTTGACCTTTTTGATGGTTACTGCCTCCCCCACCACCCACCTTGGCATAGACTAATCGTGAGGGTGGTGGTGCTTTCTAGGGTTTTTCtggagaataataataataatcagaggaggaagaagaagaagaagaagatgattgaTAGTCTATTACGATTGCTGTTGACTCAGAAATGTAACGAAATCAAGACCGGTCAGAGTCGAATCTCACcgttcatttttatttattttaaaccatTTGAGAAAAAGATTGTTGAATATTGTTCAAACTAGTTTTGCTGGCTTGGTTTAGATTTTTCGGTTAGTTTGGTTAATCTATAATTGCGCCAAATTGAACCGAAAATAAAAGTTCAGTACGGTTTAATCAGGTTAGTGAAAATCAATCTAAATTAAACGAAGATTTTGGTTTCAGCTTAATCTCAACTGAGATTTTACatttttcagttaaattaaatttaatttaatttaatttaattaggtTGGTTATTTCgattcaaaatttgataattttgatttaaaatttggtTAGTTATGTCAGAATTTTGTTTAGCTTGTTATAGTTTGGATGTAATTTTTAAAAGGGAATTGAAGTAATCAATTAACGAAGAATTTTAAAATCCACCAAACTGAACCAAAGCAATTTATATGAATTAAAGGAAATGAAAATTAGTGAGTGAgtgggaaaataattttcataatttttcagAAAGTCAACTATATATGTTCTGCTACCTGATCTTGTCGTCAAATGAAACACAATAGCATGtagtaatataatatgatgTGCATTGTTGAATCTTAATactttatctatatataataggaAACCAGATTTTAGTGATTCATGAAGTCACtgtttttttataggaaaaaaaaagactttaatCCAACAGTCATATTTGTTTGACTTTTATAATCTAACGGTTAGGATATTGTCTTATAGAATAGTCTGACGTCATCAATTTATTTTGCCAAACGACTTCCTTTGTAGTCTTCTCCGAAGCAGCACCGTCCTTAAACCACAACTTTTCTACAGTAgtgtcttttaaatttttttttttttttgataaccgtGGGGATCCGACGACCGAGGTCAAACCGATTAATCCCACGAGGCCCGCAGCAGCCACGTAATTTCCTCCCCAGGAATTAGCAGGGAGGGCCCGGGTGACCAGCGGGAATCGAACCCGAAACCGTATTGGGGCCGAAGCTTTTTTCCCTCAAGTACCACTAGGCTAACCCCGCTGGTTAACAAGTTGCATTTGTTACAAGTATTTTAACAAGTTGCATTTGTTAACAAGTTTATATACCGAAACTTATAGCCTTCTATTTTGGTATCTATCTATGGACATAATCTATTCATCATCTTTCGTCATTTCCGCATCCcctgaggaacatttgaaaagatgtaacctcaattttgtattaattaaaatagctcccaatgcataggtggcactcaattaggtagtcaattacattcaattgaaaaataagtaggtccacattcgatttttatatgttgttagatacataagttggtcaaactatatgatataatgatatgatatgttattttctttccttaaatcaaacctacggaattaccataaatgactaatatatatatgacaattaatgattttaataataaggatttgataataatttatatctcctccatcattttttgtttaattttatattattaaaataaattaaacaatcaaattagctataaaagtaaaatttagattgtttcgtatatgttatattttgaatttttaaaaacgacaataaatgactaaaactattaaaaatattttgttaaaaattaatgatcaatggtttaacatttttattataagaagatacacatgattttaaaaccatatgagtaaaaaatattatttaataataaaataaatatatatatatagattaaacattatataccataggattacataaatattttaatattaaaattttcaatgaattttcaagaacatttataaattataaacttattaaagatttcagattgaaaattttgttatcgatgatttaaatattttgttataaaatgatatgaatgatcatagaaccgtatgattataaattcttatttaataaaaaactatataaaatatattattcttagaaaaataggttgatccatcttaacttatattacactttttattaaactaactatcgaattgataaataacgtaccaaaaaatgttttgcactttccttaaataaaagctacgaaattacctaatatgattaacatatatgtgaaattaattattatgaataataaatatttgataacaatttttgtatcttagttctttttaaaaattttatattattaaaatatattaaaaatcacattaaatatataataaaaaacatttatattttttatatgttatattttgaatttttcaaaacgtctataaattattagaaatttgaagatcaccactcttaaaattttgtgatcaatagattattttttttgtcataataagttacaaatgatcataaaattgtattaatatgaacttttatttaatattataagaagatacacatgattttaaaaccatatgagtaaaaaatatcatttaataataaaacatatatatatatatagattaaactatataccataagattacataaatattttaatattaaaactttcaatgaattttcaaaaacatttataaattataaacttagtaaagatttcacattgaaaattttgttatcgatgatttaaatattcagttataaaacgatatgaatgatcatagaagtgtatgattataaattctcatttaataaatgactatataaaatatactattcttaaaaaataggttggtctatcttaacttacattatattttttattaaactaactatcgaatattcgaattgataaataatctaccaaatattgtttttgcactttccttaattagaagctacgaaattacttaatatgattaacgtatatatgaaaattaattattatgaataataaatatttgataacaattttggtatcttagttcttttttaaattttatattaaaagataaaaaaaatcacattaaatatataataaaaacatttatattttttcttatatgttatattttgaatttttcaaaacgtctatatattattagaaatttgaagattctcactctgaaaattttgtgatcaatagatttttttttttgttataataagttacaaatgatcataaaatataacgcatatgaatttttatttaataaatattcaaactaaataatatatatatatatactaatgatttaaagtaacaagattggctgatcaatttagttgtccagttgaaatctttcaaaagcatgtgaaagactaaagtcaaagtaaatatggatttagaatagtagttatattttacttaccaaaataccgaaaaaaccgaaccgaatcgaaaccaacccgatatctggattgaacacctctaatccaaatgaagccaaactattgtttcattctccaaaatataataaaaataataacttaattccgcgcaaggTGCGGATCTTATCCTAGTACCTACTGTAAAAAGGAGAAAAGGATGATAAGTCAAAGAGAAAAATCacttcttgtcttcttcctcctttGATCTCCTTACTCATCATCTCCTTTACTTTtgattctctttttctttttgttctgcTTACGTGACACCCATTGGTATCACTAATGACGAGACGTTGTGTTGTTGACGACGAGACGTGATCAATTATTCACCACAGGAGACAAAGCATTGATGTTGAAGATCCAGCGACGTTGCTCGATGCCGTTATAGGGAACGAAGGAGCCACCGTTCCAATGCGACCAGGCACGACTATCAATCATGAGCCACCGGAGGCGCATGTAATGTCATCAGAAAGCCACGTTGTGATACACCGGAGATCATACCAGCAGCCAACGATCCTAATCCAATCCGTAAGGTTAAGTGCACCTTTTTCCAAGTGTCTTGTGACGCAAGCAATTTTTGTGATAAACCCTAGCTTTATTTAATTCAATCTTGTCTCTTGTCTTGTGTTTGATCCTTTCTGATCTGGTATGACGTTGGTGAGTAGTTGTTCGATGGAAAAACAGGATTTTGGATTCACATTCCATTCTCTGATGTTGGTTTTAGGTGAAGGCTATTTCTCCTAAATTTTGGTATTCCGCTTAGAACTTTCAATCTGCATAGTTTATTGATTTCtgcttgttttcttgtagtttaTTCATCATATTCTCTCTAGGTCATCGTCTCATGCCTTTCACATCCAAacctggtaaaaaaaaaatatcgctGTACACTGGTTGTTTATCGATTGTTGTTCCTCTCGCCCTCTCTCCTTCCCACTAAATCAATTTGCTCACTGTTTGTTGATTATGTGTTCATAGCTACTATATACAGATTGTATGCGTAACTAATTATTTAAGGGCAGAATTATTCCAACAACACCCAATTAGGTTTTGAAATAGATGACTAAtctatctaaactattaaaacaggagTACATTTTGTACTTTCCTCTTAGTTTTTCTCAATAATTACCACAGAATGCTATcttctaaactattaaaagaGGAATACATTTTGTACTTTCACCTTAGTTTTCCTCAATAATTACCACAGAATGCCACTGACATTAAACTCACCATTTTATGTTTTACTAAACCGAGAAACACGTTCTGAGAACAAACCAAACAACCCGTTTCCTTAATTATTAAACcagaaaattataaaactcaTTACTAAACCACATTCTACCACTTTCATACATATCATTCTATATATTACCTTAAACAAAAACGTTTTGTCTTACTATTAAACCATCAATTACAAACCATTACTAAATATCTACATcacaaaacaatcaaaatatatacaattGCTGGTTACCATCATACCGTCGAATTGAATTGTCATACTCCCTTACTTCCTGAGTTCAGCGCATCAGATTAGTAGTTTTGGTCTGCAAAATCAAAACCATTATATTAGatagatacaaatatatgtcatacgaaaaaattatagtttatatCAATACTACTATAAATCATTTAATTCCACAACAATACTAACTTAGACAATACGATTTTTggtatatgattttttaattgaaaatcaAAAGTAATCATTTATTATTCTCCAAAACAATTTAccttataaaatatattcatatatttaagTCAACAAAGATATCACTAAACTaccacaaaatatattttttgatttctAATCTTGCAAATCACGACAAAACTTCATTATTAACCTATAAATAATTACCTTCCATAATATATTCCTATATTTAAGCAACTATCAACCAATTCGATATCATTAAACTACCACAAgatctttttttcttccaaatctTGCAGATCACGTAAACAACTAGCAAACGGATCAAAATTGAAATAAAATCGTAGAGTATATTCACtatttaatacaaaaatatatcaacAAACAAAATCTTAGCACGTAATATGCGATTGTTTCTACCCTTTACTAACTAGCTATATATACATCTTCCCCATAGTTTCAACATCGTTTCATTCTAAGAAAATCCTCCAAAAATGTCTTTGACAGTTTCATGCAAACCTCAGAAAAAAACTATGAATGTAGTTTTCAAAGAAGTTTTCAACGACCtttaaggtatttttttttatagttttgatgTCTTAGACAGTTTAAGAATTTttatgtgttattttaaaagaacATACAAAATCTTGCGTTCTTTGATAGAATTTATGTTCTTTGCAGATTTCACTCAGTCAGATGTTCTCTACGGTGGAAGAATGGTAGCTGTGtcacaaaattttttattagttatgcaaacaacatttgttcttttttccaaaaaaaaatcatttcaataACAACAGAGTTCTTTCTTTTTCGAGATGGATATGCATTCTATTTTTTCATCTAAAACCACATCGAAATAAACTTGGTGTTATATAAGACTACCAGCGAAATATATTCaagcaagttaaaaaaaaaaactaaacttaaaCCGGGGTGCTAAGCTTCTTATTCTACACAGTCCTACTTTTCTTTCACCTTTAGAATTAGTTACAATAGAGAAGTGATTAATtagttcaaaaaataaaataaaaaatagatcttGACCAACGTGAAATGCGTAGATTGTAGATGTACCAAAATAACTGATTAATTAGTTCAAATTggttattcatttttttttgaaagatttaATTATTCACTAGATTTTGATTCGCGCTTTGAAAAGCGTGTGTTTGATCATTTTGATAGAATTGAAACATAAATCATTAtgtttttgatcattttgataAAAGTTACATGgaactataaatttttattaaaaaaataatttaatttttttttacttttaaaacgtGTTTTCATATCTAACATGGACTTGTTGTCGAGCCGGTAAATCTGACAATCCATGTATATCaacttcaaatttaataaaaatccattaattgaaaatatgataaaatttaataaaacctATAAAATCCGCTATTAACCCATGATTCAATATCGCTTGATTCtataaatatccaaaaaaaaatatgataacaaattcttaaaaattgattaaatttctcatatattacacaaaattaaataaaattgtgaACTTTTGACTTTGAagaaaattgtattatattttttaatatttttattgatgtgatagtataaatttatttttgttattaataacctattatgcatttgtactttttatttattttaaatttaagtttATGATAATTAactaagattttgaaaaattttggtttaattttttatatttataaaaactttagtAATATTGGCTGAATTGATTTCTAATGGTAGTAATAAGGAATCAAAAGAGGTTAGAGGTGAATAAGTTAATGATTTTGTAAAAAGTAAATTTAGTGTcggtataaaaaattattaatgggCCCATCAATCAAGTGGGTTGCATAAGAAACACCAACAGTAAGAGAAACGTGAATCTCTTTTCTACTTTATGCAAACGGTTATACGTTTTAACGTTGAATcataagagcatgtttattgctgTATCTTAACAGCATATCTtacattaaatgtaattaaaaGAATTAAACCAAAAATGAAAAGCAGAAAACGCGTCTCTTAATTAAGAACAATAAGACACGGTCCCTTAGGGGCACGTGTCACGCCTCAGTTTGGCAGAGGATAGGTGGAGACCTTGGTCCCGTCTCATTTGTCGCGtctgtttctctttctctccgtcTCGATTCTCTCCGAGGCGAGAAGACGATCTCTCATCGTATCGGCGGTGAAGTTTCTGTCGGTGACTCTCGTGGACGAAGGAAGACGGCGGGTCTCTTTCCGGTGCTTTCCTCCACCCAGGAAGCCGGGGACCTCTCTATCTTGGTGGTTCTCTGAGGCGAAGACCAAACGGTGAATCTCAATCGACTGCTCCGCCGAATCGAAAGGTAAAGCTTCgttgatatgtatatatgtttgaAGATTTCGATTATGCATGTCTCATATCGTGTCTTAATTTGAATATCTATGTTTGAATGttaatttgttttgatattttatgtctTCCTGTCTTTAGATTGATATATCAAGAGGCGTGATGAAGGGGTTAAGGGACGATGAAGAAACTCGACACTGATGGTTCCAGTTGTGCATCAAGGTAAAA
This genomic stretch from Brassica napus cultivar Da-Ae chromosome C9, Da-Ae, whole genome shotgun sequence harbors:
- the LOC106439497 gene encoding protein S-acyltransferase 24-like, with amino-acid sequence MSSEIEVVEEVQSNHKENGESSSKPIEDESLKNDVYTAAAYGDLEKLHRLVECEGCSVSEPDGLGYYALQWSALNNRSAVAQYIIEHGGDVHATDHTGQTALHWSAVRGATQVAELLLQEGARVDATDMYGYQPTHVAAQYGQTAFLCHVVSKWNADPDVPDNDGRSPLHWAAYKGFADSIRLLLFLDAYRGRQDKEGCTPLHWAAIRGNLEACTVLVQAGKKDDLMITDNTGLTPAQLAAEKNHRQVSFFLGNARRLLEKRCDGSTPLGKLSKLGLAPVLWFMILLLLLIYTNSVILASNLPKLTTGIGSLAWLGFILATAGLVLFYRCSRKDPGYIKMNIHDPQTMKDDEPLLKIELNNPALLSGNWTQLCATCKIIRPLRAKHCSTCDRCVEQFDHHCPWVSNCVGKKNKREFFLFLLLEVLAMMITGGVTLARVLSDPSAPSSFGAWISHVATNHVGALSFLIVEFCLFFSVAVLTVIQGSQISRNITTNEMANALRYSYLRGPGGRFRNPYDLGYKRNCSDFLLKGYNEDIECQEEDSTPRQEGISMMQMQRSSNLQNGNGHVAVDVNPIHNSQSGHVHSSKCSHGHSSKPKSDSVPLGLGLGLGRNPTRAVVPP